CGAAGGCTCGAATTGGCCATTTCGTTGAAGCTCAGATTCTTGAGGCCATTGGTATCGATTATGTAGACGAGAGCGAGGTTCTTACTCTCGCTgatgaagaaaaccacatcAACAAGCACAATTTCCGCATTCCGTTCGTCTGTGGCTGCCGTAATCTCGGCGAGGCGTTGCGGCGCATTCGCGAAGGGGCGGCGATGATCAGGACTAAGGGCGAAGCCGGCACCGGTAATATCATTGAGGCGGTGCGGCACGTGCGGTCCGTGATGGGAGATATTAGGTTGTTGAGGAACATGGACGACGATGAGGTCTTCACCTTCGCCAAGAAGATCGCTGCGCCTTACGATTTAGTTCTGCAGACTAAGCAGCTCGGGAGGCTCCCGGTGGTTCACTTCGCCGCCGGTGGTGTAGCAACACCGGCCGATGCGGCGCTGATGATGCAGCTCGGTTGTGACGGCGTGTTCGTCGGCTCCGGTGTGTTCAAGAGTGGCGACCCGGCGAAGCGCGCCAGAGCGATTGTGCAGGCTGTTACTCATTACAACGATCCAGAGGTGCTGGCGGAAGTGAGCTGTGGGCTCGGCGAGGCAATGGTCGGACTGAACATGACTGATAAGGTCGAAAGGTTCGCGAATAGATCGGAGTAGACTGCCTTCTCCGGCATTTGGGTATGACGATCCCAAATCCTTTTCTGGATCTAAGCACATATAGTTTTCTAGCAATTTACGTCTAAACATATAGCTAGCTATAAGGAATTTTGATATCCTGTTTCACTGTTCGTATTGAATTGCTTATAAATCCCCTCTTTATTTCCTTCTCGAACATCTTACTTCATAATCCTCTGTATTTCATTTCTGATGGATTTTTCTCACCTTCGATTAAGAACAATGTAATCGAGAAATTATAGAAAACCAATAAAAGAACTGAATGGATGGTCTCATTCGTTTTCACCCACGGCTTGCAAGAGGCTAAGCAATTGGAGGAAGTAGTAAGAAACTCCTCCGCCTGTTGTGTATTGTAGTTTCTCTGGCCCTTCCACGGCCGGAAAGTTGCTGTCGACGGAGAAATTGAAGCTTCCGGCCAACCACCCCAAGTTCCAGTATCTTTCTTTGTTGAGCTTGGACATTGCGATCAAAGAGCCGAGCATACAAAGAACAGTTGAAAACATAGAACCGTGGAGGAGAAGAATCCACcattttgtgtttaaaattAGCCTAAAAATGCCTCAtgtcaaaaaagaaaagctagTCAGTCCAATCCAATGTACCCAAAATGTACACATTTCAAAGTTCAAAGACGATTATACGTAccaagtagacaatatctacccgTGTATTTGGGCGGTTACACAATTGATCCTCGTCCTTCACAAGCAGCTACACATGCCCCTACCCTCTACCTCCACTCTAACATTCTCCAACTCACATGCACCTACCCTCGGAATCCATGGCCGTCGATGTCTCCTTTGGCCTACTTGCCTGAACCTTGTCGGATTTGAGAAGCTCCTGATCATTTCCTGCGACGGCTCTAACCTAAGATACGGCAGTGTTGGTCGTCGGGTTGTGGGTGTACCGTAATACACATGGCTGAGCTGCATGGCCATTGCTTGATTAGCTTCCCTAAGTCTGAACTTATCCAATAACAAATGGCGGCTTCTCCCTCTCTGTTGCTCCTCCTCAAAACAAGTCCTCGCTATCAGTTCTTCCTTTTAAGTGCACATACCAATAAACAAGACCAAGTGGCTATGACACTGAAGTGCTGCCAAATAATGTTTAAACTACATTAACTACTATGAAGTAAAGAGGAGTATAGCAGCATTCAATTTGCAGACGACGTAATTTTGAAGCTATAACTGAAGGCTTGCACTTGGACAAACTATGCTGGTCGCCTGTCGGTGACCCCTGAGAAGCAACAAAATTCTACAAAAACGTTGGATTTCCTCTTGAAAGACTGTTCTAAGGGGTAAtgatataaaagaatttaaatttaagagtaCAACTCCTTAAATGATTTGCAGTCTTGATGAAACAATAGAATACATTAACCTAAGGTGGAAACAACATACATTGTGGACATATCACCTAAGCTCTAAATGGAAAGAATGTGGAGATTGATTTCATAGCATGCTCTCCACTCAGCACGCTTGGATACTATCTGTATTGTAATTTTTCTCATGCTAAGGAATTCCATGGATCTGAAACCATTCAGGCATGTGAAATTTTTCGTGTAGAACGGGTCGGACGTCTTTTTCCAGGGCGAGGTGTTTGAGGAGCGGGAGGAGGACGTCTAAAAGCTGAAGAATGCACATCACAGAACAATGGGCAAGTGAGTATCTAATCATGGAATGGATCGAAGCCATTATCATAAGAGAAGTTTCTACCTGATTATCAGAAGGCTGTGCAGGAGAGAATGGAAGGCATGGGATTCCATTCAATGGTTGCAGTAAGAAACTAAACGGGTTGTTATCGATTATAACAACTCGAGAGAGATCTCTTCGTAAACACGATAGATCTTTTACGtgttctctgtattctctgcAATTTAAAGAAACATCTTTAAGAAATCTAATTTTGTAGTTCGTTTCAACAGCCTGATAATTTAAAGCAAAAGCTTAGAACACAAAATCTCTCATGGAAGGAAAAGCTTGCTTAATTGAGTTGTACCCCAGTCAAGAACAATCTCAGATTCTAAACCCAGTTAGAGGTAAATTACTTACGTGCTAACGGTGGATGGTCGATAAAGTCGAAGGCTAAATCTTCCCTCTGAATCGATTCGGTCGACCAGTGGTCTAGCATATCCTGTACATCGGAGCACAAATGACATATAGCAACGGGAGGAAAGTTACAAAAGATATTGATTAATCAATGCCAAACCTTCAAGACCAGCAGTGAATAAAATGAGTTCAGCAAATTCAGCAGCCTGACTCAAGAACTCGTGCAATCCAGGACGTTCAAATACAGTCACATGACTGATCTTTGGCTTTCCTTCATATTCCTTCAATACAGCTACCAAAATTAATCAAcagaacaaaattttcaagtagAGTTTAGAAAGAGAAATCCATGGGAGGTACCTTGTCCGAGGACACACATTCTAGCTGAAACCAATTCAAGCCAGCTTCTGTTGCCTGAGTGCGAAAAACGGCTGGCAAACTGGATGTTTCATATGCACAAACCAAGGTTTCATCCAAATCAAGAACAACCTGAGAGAGCAAATGAAGTATTGGAATCACAACATGACAAATGCATAAACATTACAGCAAACTTAGTTTATCTCAACATCGTAATAATAAGTTTCAAAATACAAATGGAAAATACTCAAATCAGTGAATCGCAAGCAGAGATGGAGGCAGTTTGTAGTGTCTAATGATTTCACAATGTCGCCAATCATCATTTTAGCCTtacattttcttcaaaaacatacaaagaaagaagaagacgaaacGAACATTACCGTAATCTTTTCCAGCGGGCGATCTCGACTTCCACCGTCATCCACATCAGTGGGAGGGCTAAGTTTCTTAGCTGAAAGCTGATGGAGAGGAAGCTCAGCAATCGGCAAGGGCTTAAAAGAGGGAGAAGATGAGGCAAGAAGCGGCAATCTAACACCGACATAGGACAAAATCTGAGCCCAAGAAGGAGCACCACGCACGATCTGAGCAATTATatgaacaaagaaagagaGCCAATCGATCAAAGCTTGCCATACTTGCAAAGACCTCGGCACACAGACCTCGGCTTGACCAATCTGCGCCATATCCACAACGAATCGCAGATACAGAGAGATCCCCAAAACTGACTCGATGCTTCAGAAAGAAAACGCGACTcggcttctctctctctctcaatcaTTTTCAACAATAAACAAGAATTGAAAACGCCATGACGCAATTGGAAAATTCTGTGGCCGACGGAATTGTGGCGGTGATGGCAGGTGGCTTTTTGCCGCCCTGGCTCGGCTTGAAGGACTGCTTcctttaccttttttttttcttttcttttaaataataataataataataataacaacttaattaataataattatcctAGCCAAATAACGGTGATTTATTCCAATtcattgataaataaataatattttaaaattatttttggtgGTTCGTGAACTTAGCCCCCTACACGTCGCCGTCAAGCTGTGCTTAATGGTCACCGTGACCCCATTTAAAGGTTAATGTCtctagttttatttatttattattattattgttttctttgattattCCAAACCATTATCTATTcagctttttattttaatgttacaaCTGCTCATATTTTGTTGCATTTATTAGGAAggatattttagtttaattaattttttagttactCTGAAAatagattaatttatttattttatatttatttagttgattaaattaataaaaatatattgtttaaaaaatatatatattatttaaaaaaaaaaaaggatattattgtaattttattaatgacgttttaataatattttggtCAAATAAATTATCTCAAATTCATCCGTAATACATTGTCGGGtatttgaataatattaaagttAGTTGACCCTTTATCCAATCACAATTTAATGCAGCTAAATGGTTATTAAATTTAGTCACGGGAAATTAGCACACCTGTCTCTTAGGCCCATAATGGACGATGATTTGGGCCAGGCCCATGACACTCGAAgaactttatgaaatttgggCCGGAGTCAAACAGGCCCATTGTCACTTTTGTCATTCCATGATCATTCATCtgttctaaattaataaataatcaaattttaatttttctaaaatttaaaaaatggttaattgGAGttcatctttaaaaaaaagagtggtTGGGAAGTGAAAATTTGGAGTGGCAATAGTGAAATATTGGTTATCGTCAATTTACAATCCAACCTCCGGTTCTTCTGTGTCTCGCGGGAGCCGACGTTTACATGGATCTCTGCCGCTTACGCTCTCTTCTTTCCCAAACTCATGCATTGATCCTTCCTCCATTCATTCCCAATCCTTCTCcaaatttccatttcttcatgTGACTTCCGATTTCGTTCTCTCCTCTCAGATCTCCTTTCCGCCATGGAAATGCCATCCACCACTCCCAAAACCGTCGAGGAAATTTTCAAAGATTACGCCGGTCGCCGTGCCGCTCTTGTTCGCGCCCTCGCTCACGGTATtgtctcctctctctctctctctctctctctaacttcTCTTGTttgcttatttcttttttccctaGGAGATCactgattttcattttcttttgttgttgttgttgtcaGATGTGGATGAATTTTACGGCCTTTGTGATCCAGGTGATGCGTAATTTTTTGCATTTGATTTCCTTAC
This portion of the Cucurbita pepo subsp. pepo cultivar mu-cu-16 chromosome LG08, ASM280686v2, whole genome shotgun sequence genome encodes:
- the LOC111799974 gene encoding carboxy-terminal domain RNA polymerase II polypeptide A small phosphatase 1-like; translation: MAQIGQAEVCVPRSLQVWQALIDWLSFFVHIIAQIVRGAPSWAQILSYVGVRLPLLASSSPSFKPLPIAELPLHQLSAKKLSPPTDVDDGGSRDRPLEKITVVLDLDETLVCAYETSSLPAVFRTQATEAGLNWFQLECVSSDKEYEGKPKISHVTVFERPGLHEFLSQAAEFAELILFTAGLEGYARPLVDRIDSEGRFSLRLYRPSTVSTEYREHVKDLSCLRRDLSRVVIIDNNPFSFLLQPLNGIPCLPFSPAQPSDNQLLDVLLPLLKHLALEKDVRPVLHEKFHMPEWFQIHGIP
- the LOC111799973 gene encoding probable pyridoxal 5'-phosphate synthase subunit PDX1 → MAGSGVVAVYGNGALTETKQSPFSVKVGLAQMLRGGVIMDVVNAEQARVAEEAGACAVMALERVPADIRAQGGVARMSDPQLIKEIKQAVTIPVMAKARIGHFVEAQILEAIGIDYVDESEVLTLADEENHINKHNFRIPFVCGCRNLGEALRRIREGAAMIRTKGEAGTGNIIEAVRHVRSVMGDIRLLRNMDDDEVFTFAKKIAAPYDLVLQTKQLGRLPVVHFAAGGVATPADAALMMQLGCDGVFVGSGVFKSGDPAKRARAIVQAVTHYNDPEVLAEVSCGLGEAMVGLNMTDKVERFANRSE